In a genomic window of Telopea speciosissima isolate NSW1024214 ecotype Mountain lineage chromosome 5, Tspe_v1, whole genome shotgun sequence:
- the LOC122661753 gene encoding endoglucanase 24 isoform X2: MGADSKSKGGWCGWFIVLVVVLVIAGAVALTVVKKTHHSKGGAAAPVPGPPGAITQKYADALKLAVQFLDVQKSGKLVNNPISWRGDSALADGKAVSLDLSKGMYDAGDHMKFGFPMAFTASVLSWAILEYGDQMSVVKQLEPAQESLKRITDYLINAHPSDNVLYIQVGDPQLDHKCWERPENMSEKRPLTQVNTSSPGADVAAETAAAMAAASLVFKTTDSTYSGSLLKHAKQLFTFADTYRVSYSASIPEVQTYYNSTGYEDELLWAASWLYHATGDKSYLEYVTVQNGKAFADWGNPTWFSWDNKLAGTQVLLSRINLFGAKAASNAQNSGLQMYRKTAEAVMCGLLPSSPTATKSRTDGGLIWVSQWNSLQHPVASAFLAVLYSDYMLTSQTATFSCNGDSFSPEDLRKFATSQADYVLGNNPMKMSYLVGYGSKYPQYVHHRGASIPVDANTGCDDGFKWLNSTDPNPNVAIGGLVGGPFLNETFIDSRNNSMQTEPTTYNSAVVIGLLSGLVTTSSVVSSFT; encoded by the exons ATGGGAGCTGATTCGAAGTCGAAGGGAGGATGGTGCGGGTGGTTCATTGTGTTAGTGGTTGTGCTTGTCATCGCCGGCGCCGTGGCACTTACTGTAGTAAAGAAAACTCATCATTCAAAGGGAGGCGCCGCTGCTCCCGTTCCTGGGCCTCCCGGCGCCATTACCCAGAAATACGCGGACGCACTTAAACTCGCCGTCCAATTCTTGGATGTACAAAAAT CTGGTAAGTTGGTTAATAACCCGATATCTTGGAGAGGGGATTCGGCTCTAGCAGATGGGAAAGCAGTGAGTCTTGATCTGTCAAAAGGAATGTACGATGCTGGTGATCACATGAAATTTGGTTTTCCTATGGCTTTCACTGCATCTGTGTTGTCATGGGCCATCCTTGAATATGGAGATCAGATGAGCGTAGTCAAGCAGCTGGAACCTGCTCAAGAGTCGCTTAAACGGATAACTGATTACCTGATCAATGCCCATCCTTCTGACAATGTGCTTTATATTCAG GTCGGTGATCCTCAACTAGACCATAAGTGTTGGGAGAGACCTGAAAACATGTCCGAGAAGAGGCCTCTTACTCAGGTGAATACATCTTCTCCAGGGGCAGATGTTGCGGCAGAAACTGCAGCTGCTATGGCAGCAGCTTCTCTGGTGTTCAAGACTACTGACTCCACGTATTCAGGATCGCTTCTTAAGCATGCCAAACAACTATTCACTTTTGCAGATACTTACAGAGTTTCTTATAGTGCCAGCATCCCTGAAGTTCAGACATACTACAATTCTACAGGATATGAAGATGAGCTCCTGTGGGCTGCTAGCTGGCTCTATCATGCCACTGGGGACAAGTCGTACCTCGAATATGTCACTGTACAAAATGGAAAAGCTTTTGCAGATTGGGGAAATCCAACATGGTTTAGCTGGGATAACAAGCTCGCAGGAACTCAG GTTCTTTTGTCTAGGATAAACTTATTTGGTGCAAAAGCGGCCTCAAATGCACAGAACAGTGGCCTCCAGATGTACCGAAAGACAGCTGAGGCTGTTATGTGTGGCCTCCTGCCAAGTTCCCCAACAGCCACAAAAAGCAGAACAGATG GTGGTCTCATATGGGTCAGTCAATGGAATTCTCTGCAGCATCCTGTTGCTTCTGCATTCCTAGCTGTTCTTTACAGTGATTACATGCTCACATCCCAGACTGCAACTTTCAGTTGTAATGGGGATTCCTTCTCTCCAGAAGATCTCCGCAAATTTGCCACTTCCCAG GCTGATTATGTATTGGGAAACAATCCAATGAAAATGAGCTATCTTGTTGGGTATGGAAGTAAGTATCCACAATATGTGCATCACAGGGGAGCTTCAATTCCGGTAGATGCAAATACTGGCTGCGATGATGGCTTCAAGTGGCTAAACTCAACTGATCCCAATCCAAATGTTGCTATTGGAGGACTTGTGGGTGGACCCTTCCTTAATGAGACCTTTATCGATTCCCGGAACAACTCCATGCAAACGGAACCAACTACTTACAACAGTGCTGTTGTCATTGGCCTCCTATCTGGTTTGGTCACCACCTCCTCTGTGGTCTCAtctttcacttaa